The DNA region CTGCCGTGGCACGGAGAACAAGGGCGTACCCCCAATCCTTCCGCTGTCCAGCCGAGCCGTCGCTGTATTTCGCCACCTTGCAGCTCTCGCAGAAGGCCCGGAGGCCCGCGTGACCCGTTCGCGGGTCGGCCCTGCGGACGTGATCCCTCAGAGGCTGACGGGACGGGTGTTCGGGACGAGTGTTAACGCAGTGAGCGGCGCCGGGAATGAGCAGCACGCTTGGCCCAACATCGAGGGTAGCCGGCCGTCCAACCTTTTTCTATGTGCGCCGTTCACTACGGAGGGCAACAGCTACCACCCGGAATGGGCGCGATCAGCCGCGACGCGGTATAAAACGCCCGACGAACCGCTCGTCTTCGCGCTCCTTCAGATTCAACACTTGTTGGATAACACCCACCTAGGGAGAGGGTGACTAACGGTCAATTCTTTCCCGATCATCGACTTCAAGTCGATGTTTGCCGCGGCCTGCTCCGGCATAACCGACGCAAGCGGTATGCAACAGTCGAGGGTGTACGTATATATCTGGGAGAGCGCTTCCTCTCCCAGGATGGCTCGCAAGAGCAACGCGGGCTCACCCGTGGATGTGCGTGGCAGTGCCGCACCATGCATGGTTACAGTGCGGGGCAAGGATTTCAGCACGACGCAAAACCTCGGAAAATAGACATTGATCTGCAACTCACACCACTAACGGCACCGCGAAGCCGCAATGGCAATTCCGATAATCCATGCTGAAGTGCTATTCATCTTTTGCCCATTCAGCAATCAATTCAGCCGGAATCGCCTTCACCGCTTCTACATAGCGCTTACCGACAAACTGCTCGGCACGAAATAACAGAATTGGAATCGGACTGCTGGGTTCATGTCTTTCGAACCAGTGTCGTGCGTCGCGAATAGATTGCAATGCCGCGTCGCGGCCCGATAAGGTTCGTCCAGCCACACCGCTTTGCGCCTCCTGCTGCGGCGATTCGGGCGTGGCGGCATCGAGTGCGGCCGTGGCTGGCACCCCGTCGAACTCAGGTGAGGCGATCTCGCCTTCCAACAGGGATACCGCATGCGCGGCATCGGAACCTTCACCCACCACACGCTCGAGCATGCGCGTCAATGCAGCGAGATCCGCCGCGAACTCGCCGAGCCTTTCCCGATTCCACGTGTCGATCACGTCAAGACTTTCAAGCGCCGCGTCGAAGCCCGCCATCAAAGCGGGCTGCTGAACGCGCACATCCTCAAGCTGCCGCGTCACAGACTCCACCGATAGCGCATCGCTCGGGCGCGGCTGGGCAAACGCACGCTCCACGTCGCGCACCTGCAAACGCGTGGCTGACGAGCGCGCCAGCGCGATATCGCGCACGTCCGATAGCAGCCCGTCCGTATCGGTCAATGCCTGGAGCGCGTTCATGCGAATTTCAAGCGCCGCGTCTTTATCGTCATCCACGCCGGGTTGCGGGTGGACGGTGTCGGCAAAGACCGTCAACCACGAAGCGAGCAAACCCAGCCCTTCGGCCAATCCTGGCGCCGCGCCTAAACGCGTGCGGCAACGTGTAAATAGCACGGCAAGCCGGATGTCCTTGCTGCGCATCATGAGCCGTCGGCAATCGCGCTCGACGTCGCTCCAGTTGATCGGCTCCGGTGAGCCTACGAAGTCGCCATACTGCGCATCCATTTTTGCCGCCACCTGGGCCGATAACACCACGAATTCCGGATCGTATTCGAGGTCTACGCCGCAGGGAGCGGACGGGTCGACCGGCGTCATCCAGTCGTGCGACGGTTTGTGCTGGGCCGTCGAATTGCGTTTCGTGCTCATGCCACCCCCTGAACGGCGTTACGCCGCATTGCGTCCGGATTGAATCGCGCACCGCACTTGACGTACTCCTCGGGCTCGAAAAGCATGCCGGTAATCGGTTTGCCGTCGGACGACCGGCCGAGCCATCCTGACCACCCTAACTGTTGCTCGCCACCCAGCACCGCGGGTGGCGCGCTCTCTGCCTTGATGCGCAATTCCAGCTCCCACTGGAACTCCCGGCCGACGAAACTGCGCACCCAATCCACGAGTTCGGGCAACGCAGCGCCACGCGGCGTGAAACGCAGGTATTCGTCCAGGTGAACAGGCCCGATCACCACCCTGAAGTGATACTGCCGATCCGGGGCCAACTCGCCGAGCATGGCACCCTCACCCATGACCGAGGCCGCGCTGGGTTCACCGAGATGCGTCTGTTCTTCGCGCGTTACATTGACCCAATGAAACTGGTACTCAGCGATGCGGACCGGCACGCCGAAATACTGTTCGAGCGTCATGCGCAACCCATCGGGATCGCGCGCCTCGCGCACGAGGTTGGCCGATGCGGCCAACTGCGCATGCGGTGGCAGCGCACGGCCGGCGATCTCGTCGAGGTCTTGCCCCGTCCAACTGGCGATATAGAACGAGAACTTCTCGTCGTCGGCTCGATCGAGCCCTGCCGCGGCCTGCGCCGATGCCCACGCCCGATACAGCAGCGCGAGATACCGGTGATGAAAGATGTCGAGAAAATTGCTCAACGTCCGGTCGCCCCGGTTTTCCTCCCGCTCTCGAGCAATCTCGGTCACATGGCTAGGTAGCGGCCCGTTTGGCCCGAGCGAGCCGAGACCGAACAGACGCACATGCAGGCGTCCATCGAGCTCGCCGACACTGGCGATTTCGCGCGGGGCGAACGCGAGGCTCGGCTGCTGTCCCAGACGAAACGGCTCGGCCCGCGGGCGCGCGGCGGTGCCGACGGGTTCGATGCGAGGATCCGCGCCGATGCGCCGCATCAGCGACAAAAACCCGTAACGCCACGGCGTGGTCCGCAGGCCTTCGATCATCTCGGGAGAGAGCGTCGATTCGCGCTGCAACGGCGTGTCGAAGCTGCGCTCCATTACGCCACGCCTCGCGTACCCATGCGCACGGGCCAGCGCATGATGCAGCCGCGCTGCATCGAATGCAATTCGGTCTGCGTGAACGAATTGATCGATACATGCCGCGCCAGATAATGTTCGAGGATTAGCCCCAACAGGTAGGGGCTGGTGCCTGAGAACCCCGTCTCGTCGACGGTCAGCTGACATTCAATGCCGCGCCCGAACACGAGCGGACCATTGCCCGGAAGCTTGCGCGTCACGGAACGGGTCCTCACGCCCAACAGGCTCTCGACCTGACGCTGGTGCTCAGTGTCTTCGCTGCTCAGAAAGAGCCGCAGCATGTCGCGCAAGCCCTGGCCGCCGGGACGATGATCGACGTCCTCGAGCGGCAAATAGTTGAAGTTCAATTGCCGGATCAATCGCCACGCGGTCTCGCCTTCCGCATAAGGTGGCCGCGGCGCGCTCGGTGGGCGAATCAGACCGATGCTTGCAACCGGTTCGCCGCTTTCCAGCTGCATGAAATCGTTCACGCCGTTGCGCGGCACGAGGAGAGGCAAATCACGGTTGGTCAGCCACGCATCCGCGGACAGATAGCGAATGCCATCATGATATGGCGCTGCCCGCTGATCCACGAGCGAGACAAACGTCTCGGTGCCGACATAGGCCGTACGCGTGCCATAGCGTCGCGACGTATCCGAAGGCAGACGTCGCTCGCGGCGCACCGAGAAGTATTGGCCGTGATTGCCTTCGTCGTTGTTCAGTGTCTGATAGAGCGGCCGGAATTCGAACTTCGCCGAGCTCTTTCCTACTTGGGCATGCAGCGCCTCAACCGAGAACACTTCGTAGTCGAGCGGTGCCTGACGTTTGGGCACCAGATGAAACTCCGTGCTCGCCTCCGCCAGTTCGATACGTTCCAGTCTTTGCGGGAACAGATTGATAACCGGCGTGCAAAAGAGCGCGAAGCGTGATGCGTCGACGAGGCTGGCGAGCCGATCCGGCGCGCGGTCGAGCAGCACCACGATCTCGGCTTCTTCGCCCTCAGCTTTTTTCAGGCCATCCTGAAGACCCGTGAGCGTGAAGAAGTAGAAGCGACTCGGGCACGCGAAATACTCCTGCAGGAGATTGTGTCCGTGAAACTTCGACCATGTGAGCGGCAACATGCCTTGATCGAGATCGAGCCCTTCGTGAACGACGGCCTTTGACGTCACTGCCGCGAAGGGACGATTCGGTGCGTTGAACTTACCCGGCTCGCCAACGACCGACGCAATGCCCGCCGTATGCACGAGCTCGAACAGGTTTGATGCAACCTGCTCATCGCCCGCTAGATAGACGGGCAGGCGATCCAGATTTCCGATCGAGGCAATCTTCTCCTGGTTCGTGGTTCGAATGCGCAGCCTTAGTGCGCCGCACACTTGCGAATGCGCCGGGACATAGCGCTCGATTCCTGGAATGTCGGGAGGAACGCCCGTGAACCTCGCACTGGCGATTTCCAGCGGATACAATACGACATCCTGCGTAGTACGAAACGTGCATGACGTATGCTCGTTACCGGGCGTAGGTGTCTTGAGTCTCCTCCCTCGCTGCAAACAAAAACCGTCCGTCAGATCGCCTTTCGTGTGAGCCGGATAAAACTGCGCCACGGCCATTGATGGCGTGGGCGCAACGTAGTTCGGGTAAGTGACTTCGAGCAGGCGTTGCGTAAAGCGCGGAAACTCGGCGTCGAGCTTGAGTCGCATGCGCGCGGCCATAAAGCAGAACGACTCGATTAAGCGCTCGACATAGGGATCGGTCATCTCACCCGCCTGAAGGCCCAGGCGCCGCGCGATCTTCGGGTGCGCCTGCGCGAACTCACCCGCGCTCTCGCGCAGGTAAATCAATTCCTGGTTGTAGTATTCGAGTAGTCGCGGGTCCATGCGAGCGCTTCAGCTCCGTTGATGTCCTGGTTCAGATACGCTTTAGATCCGTATGCAAGCGGCTCGACTCCAGATCGAGCGAGCTTTGCACCATGAATTCGAGTGGATACGGCTCCATGCGGACCATCCCATGAATTTCGAAGGCCACCTGGCTGTGACGGCCTTGACGATCACTGTCGCTGCGTGGAACCACCCGAAGCGACTCGGGTATCAGCCGCGGCTCGAATCGCTCGATCGCGTCCTTGATTGTTCTTTCGATATCGGACCACTTGC from Paraburkholderia aromaticivorans includes:
- a CDS encoding ImpA family type VI secretion system protein, whose product is MSTKRNSTAQHKPSHDWMTPVDPSAPCGVDLEYDPEFVVLSAQVAAKMDAQYGDFVGSPEPINWSDVERDCRRLMMRSKDIRLAVLFTRCRTRLGAAPGLAEGLGLLASWLTVFADTVHPQPGVDDDKDAALEIRMNALQALTDTDGLLSDVRDIALARSSATRLQVRDVERAFAQPRPSDALSVESVTRQLEDVRVQQPALMAGFDAALESLDVIDTWNRERLGEFAADLAALTRMLERVVGEGSDAAHAVSLLEGEIASPEFDGVPATAALDAATPESPQQEAQSGVAGRTLSGRDAALQSIRDARHWFERHEPSSPIPILLFRAEQFVGKRYVEAVKAIPAELIAEWAKDE
- the tssG gene encoding type VI secretion system baseplate subunit TssG, translated to MERSFDTPLQRESTLSPEMIEGLRTTPWRYGFLSLMRRIGADPRIEPVGTAARPRAEPFRLGQQPSLAFAPREIASVGELDGRLHVRLFGLGSLGPNGPLPSHVTEIAREREENRGDRTLSNFLDIFHHRYLALLYRAWASAQAAAGLDRADDEKFSFYIASWTGQDLDEIAGRALPPHAQLAASANLVREARDPDGLRMTLEQYFGVPVRIAEYQFHWVNVTREEQTHLGEPSAASVMGEGAMLGELAPDRQYHFRVVIGPVHLDEYLRFTPRGAALPELVDWVRSFVGREFQWELELRIKAESAPPAVLGGEQQLGWSGWLGRSSDGKPITGMLFEPEEYVKCGARFNPDAMRRNAVQGVA
- the tssF gene encoding type VI secretion system baseplate subunit TssF: MDPRLLEYYNQELIYLRESAGEFAQAHPKIARRLGLQAGEMTDPYVERLIESFCFMAARMRLKLDAEFPRFTQRLLEVTYPNYVAPTPSMAVAQFYPAHTKGDLTDGFCLQRGRRLKTPTPGNEHTSCTFRTTQDVVLYPLEIASARFTGVPPDIPGIERYVPAHSQVCGALRLRIRTTNQEKIASIGNLDRLPVYLAGDEQVASNLFELVHTAGIASVVGEPGKFNAPNRPFAAVTSKAVVHEGLDLDQGMLPLTWSKFHGHNLLQEYFACPSRFYFFTLTGLQDGLKKAEGEEAEIVVLLDRAPDRLASLVDASRFALFCTPVINLFPQRLERIELAEASTEFHLVPKRQAPLDYEVFSVEALHAQVGKSSAKFEFRPLYQTLNNDEGNHGQYFSVRRERRLPSDTSRRYGTRTAYVGTETFVSLVDQRAAPYHDGIRYLSADAWLTNRDLPLLVPRNGVNDFMQLESGEPVASIGLIRPPSAPRPPYAEGETAWRLIRQLNFNYLPLEDVDHRPGGQGLRDMLRLFLSSEDTEHQRQVESLLGVRTRSVTRKLPGNGPLVFGRGIECQLTVDETGFSGTSPYLLGLILEHYLARHVSINSFTQTELHSMQRGCIMRWPVRMGTRGVA